CCTGGCTAATGCCCACTACCCACTTGCTCCCCAATAAAGCATCTCTTTGGTGGTGGCTTCAGTGACTCTGCATCAGGGTGGCTTTTTTGGGGGTGGAGGTGGCTGGCCTGCACAGGGTTTGCATCCATTGTCAGAGCAGTTGAGTTGGTACCCTGCTTTTTGCAGAAGGTCTGGGCTTCCCACATACCAGCGCCACAGTTGAAGTAgaagggttttttggggttgcCCACAGCTCACAGGCAAAAGACTCATCTTGGTGCTGGGCTTAGGGAGCAGTCTGGATGTCACAAGGTTGTCCCCAAGGTGGGGAACATCCTAGGGGTGTCAGTAGTGCACCGTgtccagggctgcccacccaaccccactgccaccacccaGTCCCAGCATCCCTGAATGCCCTTGCTCTGCTTCAGGTTGCCCACCCCCACCAGCACCCATGTTGCCaccagagccctgtgctggacACTGATGTTTCCCTGCTTTTCAAAGCCAGTTAATTGAACTAGATTGATCTAAAAGCCCTCGGAGCAGGCTTGTTGACTGCATGTGTACTTGTCCACCCCAGAAGGGCCTCTGAGAGCTCCCAGGAGGATCATagccctgagcagagcacagggcaggacaggctgcGTGACAGGTGGACCTGCTGCCCCCTCCATGTACACATACCCGAGTATTCCCTCATGCTGCAGCCACTATACTGCCTGTGTGTGGACTGCCATGCAAAACTCCACTGTGCACCCCAGACTCCCCAGCTATGCACCTCCAAGGGAAACTCCCTGTATTGCTCACCCCGGCACCCCCCTCCCCAAAGTGCACGCTGAGGAAAACACACTGTACTCTTCACTCCAGACCCCACAGCTGTGAACCACGGTGGGAAACCGCACGCTGCAGACCCCCTGCACACAAAGCACTGCCGGCTCTGTGCGTGCACAGCGCTGTTTACAGGCCTTGACCGCGGTCTCGTGCCCGCACGTGTCTGCGCCGGCCCCGTGAGGGGAGCGCACGCGGGGGCTCGGCGCATGCGGCCGCCCGCTCCCTGCCGCGTGCCTCCCGCGCCCGCCGGTCTGTGGCCGGCTGCCGTGGCTATATTTAGTGGCAGGGGCCGGTGCTGGCGCGGTGCACGGCCCACCTGGCACCGCCGTCGGGACCGCCTGGGCCCCCGCCAGCCGCTGAGCAGGGGACCGCAGCCCGCCGGGGAGAATGGCGGCTCTGTTCATCCTCCGGCTCGGTGGCGCTGGCGGCGGGAGGCCCCCGGGAGCCTTGTGGGGCTGCGGCAGAGCACAGTCACTTCCCACACATACACACCCAGTATAATATGGGGAATGTTTTTGGGGTGTAAATGAGCCTTAAAATTGTTGATACTGCTGCTTCCTGTCTCTGAGGCTCAGTGCGGGCTGGGGCCACTCTTGAACTCAGGACAGCCCTGCCTCAGGGATGTGTACCCCAAAGAgggctgggtgtccctggggagaTGGGGGTGCTAAAGAGGGGTCAGGGATCCCCAGGACATCATCCCCCAGGGCTCACCCAGAGCAGTCCCACAAGGAGTGCTGTACTGGGCACAGAGCACGGGCTGGCACGCGAGGTCAGAGCCAGTCGCTTGCCACCGTGTTTGTTACTGTGCCAGGTTTATTTTGTCAGTCCCCGAGCAGCGGCAGGGCAGGACAGTGGGCACAGCCCCATGGGGCCAAggcgggaggggaggggaaaggaggcCAACGGCTGTTTTGGTTCTTCAGCACAAATGACGCAAGTTCCCAAAAGAGCCGGACGGGGGGGCTGCGAGGGACATGTCAAGCGGCGGGAGGCAGCcagatgtgctgcagcagctcacagggctgctgccccgagctgatgctgcagagcacagccccacaACTATGTCCCATAGATCGCCCCAGGGTGGTTTGCCCTACAGTTAATGTGCACAGCCGGGGTGGCATCGCCAGGATCCCTGTCCCACAGTGTAGTTTGGTGCTGTTAGTGTCCCTTCAGTATCCCTCAGGCACCCATGCTCCCTAGCCAGGCTTTTGGTAAGCCCACTGCTTTTGGTAAGGGTGTTTGGTGGGGAATCTGAAGATGCTTTTAGGAAGACCACCAGCGATGCAAGCTGGGGCAGAGTCCTTAAGCTGCCACCCCTTCAGCATGAGCTGGGGTATGGGTGCACCTCATGACCACCACAGGGCCCATGGCTGATCATGGGGGTACAACCAGTAACATGCAACCCAGAATCCTGAAAgtgagctgccagccctgggggcacccTGGCACCACCCCCACAGCGGCAGCAGGGCTGATGTGGCCCCAGCATGGGAGAGCCATGAGATGAGCTCAGGACGTGTCTCCtatctctccctcctccccacagctgggcagcagaTGGGCCTGGAGGAGTTCCTGCTTGGCACGGGCGGAGGGCCTACAGGGGGAAGCAGTCCCCAGTGGGGGCCCTCCCGGCCTGCCGAGGTTAGAAGGGCTGAGTGCATCCCCAGCCAGGAAAAACAGGCCCCAGCATGGAGTGCACGGTGCCCGGTCGGCACACACCGCAGAGCGCTGGAATAACAGCCCTCGCTCCCCAGCCTGCCGCCTGCTATCAAAGGGCCCTTCTTCTGCTCAGCCTCAGCAAGGATGGGGCCGGGGGCCCATCGAGGGCTGGTGGTGAGAGGAGGCAACTGCTTCACACCGGCGGGCACCGGCTGCACCCAGCCAGGCGCCGGGCACATCCCGCCCCATCACCCTAGGCTAGCTGCGGGTCCCTCGGGCAAACGGGCATATTCCAGTGCCAGGCCCGAGCGGTGTGGGCGTCACTTGGGTCAAGCCGTGGGGAGCAGTGTGTCCTCAGGAGCCCTGGGCAcgtccctcctgctgctccagtaGGGCTGcactggccctggccaggcaCGGTGCACCCCCGAGAGCCCCTGCGGCTAGCTTTGGCCTAAGTGGTGGCCCCAGGGCACAAGATGGGACAAGATGGCGCGGGGAACATCGACCCCTAAGGTACCTGATTCTGCGCAACGCGGGCACCCcggtgtccctgcagccccgcGCCCCCATCCCCCTACATTTCCATCCCTCCGCCTGCCCGTCCCGTGCAACCCCGTCCCTGCACCCCATGCCTAGCACCCCACAGAGCTCCGTCCCCCCTCACCGCACCCCTCACGCCGaccgcgcccccgccccgcccacTCCGCCGACACCTCGCCCATTACCCGTCCAACTCAGCCTCTTGCCCCGCCCAGTTCGGGCCCCGGCCAcgccctccctgctctctctgccAATGGAACGCGCGTATGGGCGCGGCTCCACCCCCCCGGGCTCGTGGCCGCCGCGCACCGTCTCCATGGAGAGAGGCGCGTCCCCTGCGCAGGCGCTATGGAGCCGGGAGCAGGCCGCGGGCAGCGAGACCCCTCGGTGTAACCCCCgctggggagaggggcggggcggggcctgTGGAGCATTAGGGACCAAGGGGGAGTGATGGGAAGATGGTGGGTCCGGCCTGTGGGGAGGTCgcagcagggagggggctgagctcaggcagggaggtgggaagCGTGTTGTTGCTGGAGGTCAAGGGAGTTACGGATGGGAAGACTCCTCGAGATGACAGACTCAGCAACAGGCACTGCTTCTGTCCCCCAGAAGGAGAGGAATTCCTTGTTCCTTGCCCCAGTGTGGAGGTGACAGTGCAGAGAACCCGGAGTCCGGACACTGCTTGTGCTGGTGGGGGCTGGGGACAATGCGGCCCGCTGCCTTTCTTCAGGGTCTGTTCCCATTTGCAGGGGCGCTCTGGCAAGCCGTGTGGGTCCTAGATGCCATGGGGAGAGGCCGCCATGTGGGGTCCAAGTTGATGAGCCCATGCCTGAGGTGCCCCTGGAGGGGGTCCCGTGCCACGGTGAGACACTGACAGCTACCGCCAAGAGGCTCCAGGAGATGTCAGATATAGCCAAGCCGCTCCAGGAGATATTAGACACAGATGAGCTGCCAACTGTGGTCTCACCAGTCGTGCCCAGCAGGGTGCCATCCCCACAGACTGGGAAGGATCCCTCTGGGATCAAGCTGCCTCCTTGGCTTGGAAAATGGGGGACTAGCCCCGAGAAGGATTCCCGCTCTGCAGCACCAGTGCTGCCCCCCACCCAACCCACTCCAGCAGAGAAGCCCAGCCAGTCCGTGCCCCAGCGGAGCCGTGTGACCCACGACTGGCAGAAGGAGGTAATTCCATAAGGGAAAATGCCCCTCAAAGTTGGCCCCATCATGCCCGACATGCTGATCTTGTgaagctccctgctcctgggtgGACCCCTCTCTTTAAATAGCCACCCGGATGACCTTGAGCCCAGTGGGATAGAAAAGGGATGAAACTCAATAGCACAAAAGGCACAGACAGGCACGTGGGGAGTGACAGTGAGGCAGAAGGGGATCTcgctgctggggagcaggagctgtgtgtcaCAGCCCATCACGCTGATGTGGGGATGCCGGCTCGGGCAAGCAAAGCTGGGGGGCACCTGATGGACCAAGCTGAGCCACAGCCTGGGGGCTCCATGGGTTGTTCAAGTGCTGTAAGAGTGCTTGCCCAGGGGCTGTCTGGACACCCAGGTGCTTGGGACAGCCATACAAGGCTGGCTAACCTCCACCATGCAGGACAGGGCAGCCTTGCTCAAGCTGTGTCTCTGCTCCAAATTTCCCAGGTTTGTGGCCAGAAAGACCATAACACCTTTTTACAGCTTATGTCTCTATCAAAAGGCCTATCAAAAAGCCTAAAAGCCAGGAGCACGCATGGGGAACTGCAGCATGGGCTCCTGCCCCGTTACACAGCCCCCACTGTCCATCCCCAGATACTCGTGGATCCCCTGGACTCTCGGCTAGGGAAGGATTTGGGCAGTGAGGACTTCCAGTGTGGCTACCATGGACTACCGATCCACCAGTTTCTCTCTTCACTCACTGACAGCTCCCTCCCGAAGGACTGCCCACCTCTCAGGGCCCTGTTGCTGGGGCAAGGTGAGGCTGACCCCAACAAGCCGTGCTGCACCCtgaaaaggcagcagggaaatcTTAGCTGGGGGGCTGATGGCAccttcccctctgcagggcagcgGAAGGCCACACTGGCATCAATGCTGTACGAGAAATATAGGCAAGTCTGCACTCCCACATGAGACCCacccttggggctgtgccccagaGGAGGGCACCTGGGGCGGCAgggatcccagagctgagaGGTACGGTGTCTGCTCTGACTGCAGTAAGGAGACGGAGGAGGAGATCCATCCCCCCCCGAGGCGCATGGAATCTATCTCCACTACGCACCAGGACTACCGTGTCATGGGTTTCCAGTCCACACCCCAGCCCACCACCCAGGTACAGGCAGTAGACatctccctctgcagcctgcagcagcctccaAGGAGGCTGGAAGGCTCCCGTGTCCTGCTGAGCATGCCATCCCCTCTGGCTCACATTTTACTTCCTCTGCAGCCTCACAACTACTTAACGGAGCAGCCAACCAGCTTCTGGCTGGAGCAAGCCCGCGAAGTGCCGGTAAGGCCCCCACCACCCTATCCTGCCAGCACCCTGAGGGTCTCAAATGCTGACAGAGATCTCTCCAATTCTCTCGTCTCCAGGGTGTCACTGCCCTCTTCGGCAGAAACATTCCCTTCAAGAGGAATGCAGCCTTCTCCACTCCCATTACCATGTACTTAGGGCATCCTGAGCCCTTCAGCCTCTGTGACCCCTACGATCCCCCGAGCGGCCAACTCCAGTGCCAGAAGCAATAAAAAACAAGGGGACACTGGTGGTCCCAGGTTCCTTGCCCACCCCAAGGCTGTCCTCAAGCTGGATGTTTGGAGAGGGAGCACTGTATCCCTGGGATCTCAAATCGTGTGAGACCGTGAAGCAAAACAGGAAacccctcagccctgcaagTCACTGCTGACCTAAAACACACTGTGGTCCCCAGATCATCTCCTTAGGCATGGAgggagagcccctggcacagccccatcccctGGGACACATCCCCTCCCGGCGCACGCGGTGGGTGACACGCAGCTGTTATTCCAGTCCCCAGGCACAGGTGTGTTCCAGTAAGAGGCGGCAGCGGGTCGGCCAGAGCATGAGCTCAGAGGAACGCATTGCAGTCCTCACGCCAAAGCAAACCCACGGCAGCCCTGCCTTCCCAGCACCGCCCAAGCCCTCAACAGGCACTGCTGCGCCTGCCCAGCACTGGCTCCCCATGCCCACACCCCAGCCCTATACCACAGACAGACCCCTGGGATACGGTCTCTTGGGATGTTATGGGCAGCTGTCGCCAGCCTAGGCTGAGTTCCCTATTAGGATTcccccacctccctccccactTGGCATGCTGGGGCAGAGTGAAATAGAGGCCACAGGACAGATGAATCTGGGGAAGTTTGTATTTCAACAAAATAGTTGCAGTGAGTCCTATATTTACACCTGGAAGAGAGATGGGTATTTACATGACCCGACGGGTTTATATacagggga
This genomic window from Prinia subflava isolate CZ2003 ecotype Zambia chromosome Z, Cam_Psub_1.2, whole genome shotgun sequence contains:
- the LOC134563862 gene encoding uncharacterized protein LOC134563862 isoform X1 → MGRLLEMTDSATGTASVPQKERNSLFLAPVWRGALASRVGPRCHGERPPCGVQVDEPMPEVPLEGVPCHGETLTATAKRLQEMSDIAKPLQEILDTDELPTVVSPVVPSRVPSPQTGKDPSGIKLPPWLGKWGTSPEKDSRSAAPVLPPTQPTPAEKPSQSVPQRSRVTHDWQKEILVDPLDSRLGKDLGSEDFQCGYHGLPIHQFLSSLTDSSLPKDCPPLRALLLGQGQRKATLASMLYEKYRQVCTPT
- the LOC134563862 gene encoding uncharacterized protein LOC134563862 isoform X2; translated protein: MEPGAGRGQRDPSVGALASRVGPRCHGERPPCGVQVDEPMPEVPLEGVPCHGETLTATAKRLQEMSDIAKPLQEILDTDELPTVVSPVVPSRVPSPQTGKDPSGIKLPPWLGKWGTSPEKDSRSAAPVLPPTQPTPAEKPSQSVPQRSRVTHDWQKEILVDPLDSRLGKDLGSEDFQCGYHGLPIHQFLSSLTDSSLPKDCPPLRALLLGQGQRKATLASMLYEKYRQVCTPT
- the LOC134563862 gene encoding uncharacterized protein LOC134563862 isoform X3 is translated as MGRWGALASRVGPRCHGERPPCGVQVDEPMPEVPLEGVPCHGETLTATAKRLQEMSDIAKPLQEILDTDELPTVVSPVVPSRVPSPQTGKDPSGIKLPPWLGKWGTSPEKDSRSAAPVLPPTQPTPAEKPSQSVPQRSRVTHDWQKEILVDPLDSRLGKDLGSEDFQCGYHGLPIHQFLSSLTDSSLPKDCPPLRALLLGQGQRKATLASMLYEKYRQVCTPT